Within the Streptomyces sp. R41 genome, the region TCGCGATGTGCGCCTTGTTGAACATCGGCTGCATCAGGCGTCGGTGCTTCATGTGCAGGTCGCCGTCGGCGATCGTGGCGAGCCCGTCGCCGAAGAAGACCCGCAGCGCGTCGATGATCTTCCCGCCCTTGGCGAAGGCGTCGACCTCCGTCACCAGCACCTTGCGGGTGACGGCGGGATCGGTGACGACGTAGGCCGAGGTGGGTCCGAGCAGGATCCGTACCACGCTGCCCTGCCGACGCAGGGAGTCCATGAAGTCGAGCGGACGACGGGCCAGTTGGTGGGCGTGTCCGATCAGGGGCAGGCGCCCGGGCGCGGTGGGTGCCGCGGTGGGGGAACCCGACAGGGAACTCATCCGTACGTCTCCTCAAGATCATTCCGAGTGGGACCGAGCATGACATGCATGCCCCTGGCGATCGCCGTGTACCCCGACGGCTTGATCACACCCGACCGTTCGGTCGTTGAGCAACCTTCCCAATTGCGGTGTCAGTGAAGGGATTTGTCGACGTGAGCACTCTTGTCGGAGAGTGACCGAACACTCACAGCTGCGAGGAGGGGAGTTGATCCTTTCGATCTCGAACCCGATAAGCTCCCCTGCGGCGCTGCGAGTTGACGCGAACAGATTCGGTCGCCTCGCTCTGGCGTTCCCCGACGCGTACGGCGCCTGCACACCCCCCCCGTTCGATCGTGTTGCTTGCGAAGGATGCAGATGGAACTTGCCACTCCGCCCCCGGCGGCGCGGGCACCCGTCGCCTGGTACAGCTGGTGGCTGATGCCGCTGGCCTTAGGTGCTGGAACCGTTGCCACCGCCGTCGCGGGACCCGACCAGGTCCAGATACCCGCGACGTTCGCCGGTGCCGCGGCCACCGCGGCCGGCGCCGTCTGTGTACGGCTGCTCGTCCGCACCCAGTCCCAACTGCGCCGCACCACCGGCGACTTCCGCACCTCGCAGGCCGAGCACTCGCAGCAGTGGCAGCAGCATGTGGCGGGCCTGGAACGGAAGTTCGCGGCCGAGCGCTCCGGCCTGGACGCCCAACTGGCCGAGCAGGCCCAGGTCTTCGAGGCCCGGCTCGCCGAGGACGCCAAGGCCTTCGAGGCCCGGCTCGTCGGCGAAGCCCAGGGCTATGAGGCGAGACTCGCCGGAGAAGCCGAGGTCTGGCAGGAGCAACTCGCCCGGCAGCAGGCCGTCGTCGCGCGCCTTGCCGACACGTATCTGCCCGAGGCGCTCGAGCGGCTGCGGGCCGGTGACGCCATCGACGACATCCTGCCGGAGGTCGCCGAGGAGCCGGACGCGAGCCCCGAGCTGCGGGCCGAGCTGCGCAAGGTCCTCAGGACCGCGCTGATCGGCGTGGAAGAGGAGTTCAACCGCTCGACCTCCGCCGAGCAGGCCGTGATCAGCATCGGCAGCCGCATCCACGTCCTGACCAGCAAGCTGCGCGGGCGCCTGCACGAGATGCAGGGCGAACACGGGCGGCTGCCCGCGGTCGCCCAGGGCCTCATGGAACTGGACCAGGAGATCGGCCCCGCCGACCGTCTCGCCGCCAGCATCGGCGTGCTCGGCGGCTCGGACCGGCCCGGACGCCAGTGGCAGGAACCGCAGCGGCTGCTCAGCGTGGTCCGCGGCGGTATCGGCCGCATCAAGGACTTCGACCGCGTCCAGGTCCGCCACCTGCCCGAACTCGGCGTCGACGGCGGCCTGGTGGACCACCTCACGCTGATCTTCGCCCACCTCCTCGACAACGCGGCCCGCTACTCGCCGCCCACCGAGCCGGTGGTCGTCTCCGGCAAGGAGGTCCCCAACGGCGTCGGCATCGAGATCCAGGACGCGGGCAAGGGCCTGAGCGAGGAGAAGAAGCGCGAGGCGGAGCAGTCCCTCACGGGCACCGCGGCGGGCCCCGGCCTCGGCGGCATCTCGGAGGACGCGAACCTGGGCCTGCGCGTGGTGGGCGCCCTGGCGCGCCGCTACGGCATCCGGGTCACCTTCGCGGACTCTCCCTGGCTCGGCACCTCGGTGGTCGTCGTGGTCCCCCACAAGTACTTCAGCCCGCTGCCCGCCGTCACCGAGCCGGTCGCCCCGTCCGCCGCGCCGGCGACGAGCGCCGAGCCCGCCCCGGTCGCGTCCGCAAAGACCGCCGAGGCCGTCGACACCACGCCAGGTGGCCTGCCCCGGCGCAGGAGTCGGCGGAGTGATCCGCCGACGCCGTCGGCGCGGCCCAGGCCCGCCGAGCGGACGGAGGAGACCATGGCCGCCGTACCGCCGGACGCGTCCTTCACCGGCCTCGCCGCCTTCGCCACGGCCGGACGCGAGAGCGACCCGTCGCGCGAGACGACCGCGGACCGCGACCCGGCAGGCAGCGGAGAGACGGCCGCCGGACGCGAGTTCAACGAGCACCGCACTGAAGAGAGCGACCAGTCCACATGACGCAACAGGGAACCGACGTGAGCTGGGCGCTCCGCGACCTGACGGAGAGCATCCAGGAGATCCGCTTCGCCCTCGTGGCATCGAGCGACGGCAAGGCCATCACCTCCTACGGCGCCGACGACCCCGACGACGTCGACCGCTTCGCCGCCGTCGTCGCGGGCCTGCAGGCGCTCGCCCAGCCGGTGGCCGAGCAGTTCCCCCAGTACGCCGGGCAGCTGCGGCTCGCGATGATCGAGGTCGACGGCGGTCACCTGTTCGTGGTGCGGGCCGGCGTGGAGACGTACCTCGGAGTGCTTGCCAAGGAAGGCCTCGACCAGGGTCTTCTCGGCCACCAGATGAGGGACCTGGCCCGCAGGATGGGTGAGCTCCTCGGCACCACTCCGCGCCTGGAGGAGCACTCTGGATGAGTGCTCCCCGCCCGCCCACGGACCCGTCCGGTCTCGAGCGCTACTACGTCCTCACCGGTGGCCGCAGCGGACCGGGCGGTTCGGCGTCGAGCCTTGACGTGGCGACCCTGATCGTCTCCCGCGCCGCGGCCGTACCCGGCATGCAGCACGAGCACGAGGACATCGTCCGCCGCTGCCGCGATCCGCTGTCGGTGGCCGAACTCGGCGCCCACCTCGGATTGCCCTTCAACATTCTCGCGGTGCTCCTGGCCGATCTGCTGGACGCAGGCCGCGTCGAAGCCCGTAATCCCATCCCGGCGTCAGGCGCCGGCAGCGGGCCCGACCTCGCGCTCCTTGAGGAGGTACTCAGTGGACTTCAAAGGCTTTGACCATCCCGACCGGCGGACGGCCGGGGGCACCCGCTCGGTGAAGGTGATGATCGCCGGCGGCTTCGGCACCGGCAAGACCACCATGGTGCGTTCGGTCAGCGACATCAAGCCGCTGACCACCGAGGAGACGCTGACCCAGGCCAGTGCCGACGTCGACAACCTGATCGGTGTGGCGGACAAGGCGGAGACCACCGTCAGCCTGGACTTCGGCAAGATCGGCATCAACGACGAGCTCGTCCTGTATCTGTTCGGGACACCGGGCCAGGAGCGGTTCTGGTTCCTGTGGAACGGTCTGTTCAAGGGCGCCCTCGGGGCGGTGGTCCTGGTGGACACCAGGCGGCTGGCCTCCAGCTTCCGGGCCATCGAGGAGATGGAGCGGCAGGACGTCCCCTTCGTCATCGCCCTGAACGTCTTCCCCGACTCCAAGGACCACCCGATCGAAGAGATCCGCGACGCCCTGGACATCTCCCCGCACATCCCGGTCGTGGCCTGCGACGCCCGCGACCGGGCATCCAGCCGTGACGTGCTCATCGCGCTGATACGTCACCTCAAGGAACGCTCTGCCGTCGCTCTGGAGCCCCGATGAACGACCAGCCCTTAAACGGTCCCGACGCCCCTCGCGGATGCCCCGTCGCACACGGCGGCGACGGCGACCTCACCCGGCTGTACGGGCCGGAGGCGGCGCTCGACCCGCTCGGCATCTACGCGCGGCTGCGCAAGGAGTACGGGGCCGTGGCGCCGATCCTCCTGGAGGGCGACATCCCCGCCTGGCTGGTCCTCGGCTACCGGGAGAACCGGCGGGTACTGGACAACCCCCGCCAGTTCAGCCGTGACGCGCGGATCTGGCGGGACTGGAAGGAAGGCCGCGTCGAGGCCACCTCACCGCTGATACCCATGCTCGGCTGGCGCCCCGACTGCGTATCGCAGGACGGCGAGCCGCACCGCAGGCTGCGCGGCGCGGTGACCGACAACCTGCAGACCGTCGCGGGGCGTGGTATCCGGCGGCACGTCACGCACTTCGCCAACAAGCAGATCGACGCGTTCGCCGACGCCGGCAGCGCCGAGCTGGTGGGCGATTACGCCGAGTACCTGCCGATGCTCGTCCTGACCAGGCTGTTCGGGCTCCCGGCGGCCGAGGGGCGCAACCTCGCCGTCTCCTGCGCCCAGGTCATCAAGGGCGGTGAGGACGCCGTCGCCCACAACGACCGCATCATGCGGATCCTCGCGGAACTCGCCGAGCGCAAGCGCGCCGAGCCCGGCGCCGACTTCACCACCGGTCTGCTCGGGCACCACGCGGACCTCGACGAGGACGAGATCCT harbors:
- a CDS encoding sensor histidine kinase, with product MELATPPPAARAPVAWYSWWLMPLALGAGTVATAVAGPDQVQIPATFAGAAATAAGAVCVRLLVRTQSQLRRTTGDFRTSQAEHSQQWQQHVAGLERKFAAERSGLDAQLAEQAQVFEARLAEDAKAFEARLVGEAQGYEARLAGEAEVWQEQLARQQAVVARLADTYLPEALERLRAGDAIDDILPEVAEEPDASPELRAELRKVLRTALIGVEEEFNRSTSAEQAVISIGSRIHVLTSKLRGRLHEMQGEHGRLPAVAQGLMELDQEIGPADRLAASIGVLGGSDRPGRQWQEPQRLLSVVRGGIGRIKDFDRVQVRHLPELGVDGGLVDHLTLIFAHLLDNAARYSPPTEPVVVSGKEVPNGVGIEIQDAGKGLSEEKKREAEQSLTGTAAGPGLGGISEDANLGLRVVGALARRYGIRVTFADSPWLGTSVVVVVPHKYFSPLPAVTEPVAPSAAPATSAEPAPVASAKTAEAVDTTPGGLPRRRSRRSDPPTPSARPRPAERTEETMAAVPPDASFTGLAAFATAGRESDPSRETTADRDPAGSGETAAGREFNEHRTEESDQST
- a CDS encoding ATP/GTP-binding protein — its product is MDFKGFDHPDRRTAGGTRSVKVMIAGGFGTGKTTMVRSVSDIKPLTTEETLTQASADVDNLIGVADKAETTVSLDFGKIGINDELVLYLFGTPGQERFWFLWNGLFKGALGAVVLVDTRRLASSFRAIEEMERQDVPFVIALNVFPDSKDHPIEEIRDALDISPHIPVVACDARDRASSRDVLIALIRHLKERSAVALEPR
- a CDS encoding roadblock/LC7 domain-containing protein; amino-acid sequence: MTQQGTDVSWALRDLTESIQEIRFALVASSDGKAITSYGADDPDDVDRFAAVVAGLQALAQPVAEQFPQYAGQLRLAMIEVDGGHLFVVRAGVETYLGVLAKEGLDQGLLGHQMRDLARRMGELLGTTPRLEEHSG
- a CDS encoding DUF742 domain-containing protein; the protein is MSAPRPPTDPSGLERYYVLTGGRSGPGGSASSLDVATLIVSRAAAVPGMQHEHEDIVRRCRDPLSVAELGAHLGLPFNILAVLLADLLDAGRVEARNPIPASGAGSGPDLALLEEVLSGLQRL
- a CDS encoding cytochrome P450, producing MNDQPLNGPDAPRGCPVAHGGDGDLTRLYGPEAALDPLGIYARLRKEYGAVAPILLEGDIPAWLVLGYRENRRVLDNPRQFSRDARIWRDWKEGRVEATSPLIPMLGWRPDCVSQDGEPHRRLRGAVTDNLQTVAGRGIRRHVTHFANKQIDAFADAGSAELVGDYAEYLPMLVLTRLFGLPAAEGRNLAVSCAQVIKGGEDAVAHNDRIMRILAELAERKRAEPGADFTTGLLGHHADLDEDEILSHLRLVLITAHTTTSNLLARVLQLILTDTSRLAGLVSGQLNVSAVVEEVMWNTPPLAVLPGRFAATDLELGGHHVKEGDLLVLGLTAGNLDPEIRPDAGVSLQGNQSHLAFSGGAHECPGQNIGQAIIETAVDVLLHRLPGLRLAVPADELTSTASTWETRLDALPVEFAAQTAGV